Proteins from a genomic interval of Henckelia pumila isolate YLH828 unplaced genomic scaffold, ASM3356847v2 CTG_170, whole genome shotgun sequence:
- the LOC140870688 gene encoding uncharacterized protein: MASSSYHPQSDRNAAKRPAGMHQADAFTSAAAQLEVMNKRIEELTIGQSTMHIQEVWFEKCGAEHFTKDCETDNPSYQPEGGMVNHVGNPNCPRNDPFSNTYNQGWKQHPNFSWGGQNNRSYENQNYERQPQEEKSSMEQMMQKFISSTETRMQNQDASIKNLENQIGKLAKAMSSRELGTLPSDREKNPKEQVKAVELRSGKIIEGEKQGEKESEPATPRKTAGKSSDSTQPPTSKSNIVIPLNFPAAIKKAKLDSQFAKFLEVFKKLNINIPFTDSLMKMPSYAKFLKEILSNKRKLEEHAMISLTENCSALV; this comes from the coding sequence ATGGCATCCAGTAGCTATCATCCTCAATCCGATAGGAATGCAGCCAAGAGACCCGCAGGAATGCATCAAGCTGATGCATTCACCTCAGCAGCAGCTCAGCTTGAAGTCATGAATAAGAGGATTGAAGAGCTAACTATAGGGCAGTCTACGATGCATATTCAAGAAGTGTGGTTTGAGAAATGTGGTGCTGAACACTTCACAAAAGATTGTGAGACAGACAATCCTTCATATCAGCCAGAGGGAGGAATGGTGAACCATGTGGGAAATCCGAACTGCCCTAGGAATGATCCATTCTCGAACACATATAATCAAGGGTGGAAACAACATCCAAACTTTTCATGGGGAGGACAGAATAATAGATCATATGAGAATCAGAACTACGAAAGACAGCCTCAAGAAGAGAAGTCAAGCATGGAACAGATGATGCAGAAGTTTATATCATCCACTGAGACCAGAATGCAGAATCAGGATGCATCAATTAAGAACTTGGAAAATCAAATAGGGAAGTTAGCTAAAGCGATGTCCAGCAGAGAGCTGGGTACTTTGCCAAGTGACAGGGAAAAGAATCCAAAAGAGCAGGTCAAGGCAGTTGAACTGAGAAGTGGGAAGATAATTGAGGGTGAGAAACAAGGAGAGAAAGAATCAGAACCAGCTACACCAAGGAAAACTGCAGGTAAGTCTTCTGATTCTACACAACCACCCACATCAAAGTCAAATATTGTTATTCCACTAAATTTTCCTGCAGCTATCAAGAAGGCCAAGCTAGATTCTCAATTTGCAAAATTCCTAGAAGTattcaagaaattgaatatAAACATCCCTTTCACTGATTCATTGATGAAAATGCCCAGTTACGCTAAATTCTTGAAGGAGATTCTCTCCAACAAGAGAAAATTGGAGGAGCATGCAATGATCAGCCTAACAGAAAATTGCTCTGCGCTAGTTTAG